From Solanum lycopersicum chromosome 8, SLM_r2.1, the proteins below share one genomic window:
- the SGR1 gene encoding senescence-inducible chloroplast stay-green protein 1 yields MGTLTTSLVVPSKLNNEQQSSIFIHKTRRKCKKNQSIVPVARLFGPAIFEASKLKVLFLGVDEEKHPGKLPRTYTLTHSDITSKLTLAISQTINNSQLQGWYNRLQRDEVVAEWKKVKGKMSLHVHCHISGGHFMLDLFARLRNYIFCKELPVVLKAFVHGDENLLRNYPELQEALVWVYFHSNIQEFNKVECWGPLRDATSPSSSSGGVGGVKSTSFTSNSNKKWELPKPCEEACACCFPPVSVMPWLSSNLDGVGEENGTIQQGLQEQQS; encoded by the exons ATGGGAACTTTGACTACTTCTCTAGTGGTTCCATCTAAGCTCAACAATGAACAACAGAGCTCTATTTTTATACACAAAACTAGAAGGAAATGCAAGAAGAATCAATCCATAGTACCT GTGGCAAGGTTATTTGGACCAGCTATATTTGAAGCTTCAAAATTGAAGGTACTTTTTTTGGGAGTTGATGAAGAAAAGCATCCAGGAAAGTTGCCAAGAACATATACACTGACTCATAGTGATATTACTTCTAAACTTACTTTGGCTATCTCCCAAACCATCAATAATTCTCAG TTGCAAGGTTGGTATAACAGACTTCAAAGAGATGAAGTTGTTGCAGAGTGGAAGAAAGTAAAAGGGAAGATGTCACTTCATGTCCATTGCCACATTAGTGGAGGCCATTTTATGTTAGACTTATTTGCTAGACTCAGAAACTACATCTTCTGCAAAGAACTCCCTGTG GTTCTCAAGGCTTTTGTTCATGGAGATGAGAATTTACTAAGGAATTATCCAGAGTTACAAGAAGCTTTAGTTTGGGTATATTTTCATTCAAACATTCAAGAATTCAACAAAGTAGAATGTTGGGGTCCACTCAGAGATGCAACTTCCCCCTCATCTTCTTCTGGTGGGGTAGGTGGGGTGAAGAGTACAAGTTTTAcaagcaatagcaacaaaaAATGGGAATTACCAAAGCCTTGTGAAGAGGCTTGTGCCTGTTGCTTTCCCCCAGTGAGTGTTATGCCTTGGCTTTCTTCAAATCTTGATGGGGTAGGTGAGGAAAATGGGACCATCCAACAAGGCTTGCAAGAGCAGcaaagttga
- the ccs52A gene encoding protein FIZZY-RELATED 2, translating to MENSSVNPQNPISSSSDLNPKTPSRTNQLIPGFNSYHPSPSRTIYSDRFIPSRSSSNFALFDLPLPPQSSSSEDSTNAYTALLRSALFGADCGSVVPPVTPDKSLGLNARNLQICRPNCNIFRYKTETRQSLQSLSPFGFEDQLPGFSPSPVKANRKVPRSPFKVLDAPALQDDFYLNLVDWSSHNVLAVGLGSCVYLWHASSSKVVKLCDLGIDDSVSSVGWAQRGTHLAVGTSNGKVQLWDSSRCKRIRTMEGHRLRVGALAWSSSMLSSGSRDKSILQRDIRAQEDFVSKLSGHKSEVCGLKWSYDNRELASGGNDNRLFVWNNHSTQPVLKYCEHTAAVKAIAWSPHLHGLLASGGGTADRCIRFWNTTTNTHLSCMDTGSQVCNLVWSKNVNELVSTHGYSQNQIIVWRYPTMSKIATLTGHTYRVLYLAISPDGQTIVTGAGDETLRFWNVFPSPKSKNTETEIGASSFGRTQIR from the exons ATGGAAAATTCTTCTGTAAATCCTCAAAATCCAATTTCTTCATCATCTGATCTAAATCCCAAAACCCCATCAAGAACAAATCAGTTAATTCCGGGTTTCAATTCATATCATCCTTCACCTTCTAGAACAATCTACAGTGATCGTTTCATTCCGAGTAGATCTTCGTCTAATTTTGCTCTTTTTGACCTTCCTTTACCTCCACAATCATCTTCATCTGAGGATTCCACCAATGCCTATACTGCACTACTTCGTTCAGCTCTGTTTGGAGCTGATTGTGGATCGGTGGTGCCGCCGGTGACACCGGATAAGTCGTTGGGTTTAAATGCAAGAAATTTACAGATTTGTAGACccaattgtaatatttttcgGTATAAGACGGAGACCCGGCAATCATTGCAGTCATTGTCGCCGTTTGGGTTTGAGGATCAGCTTCCGGGTTTTAGTCCTAGCCCGGTTAAAGCTAACCGGAAAGTTCCAAGATCGCCTTTTAAG GTGTTGGATGCGCCGGCATTGCAAGATGATTTTTACTTGAACCTCGTGGACTGGTCGTCGCATAATGTGTTAGCTGTGGGGCTAGGGAGCTGTGTTTATCTATGGCATGCATCTAGTAGCAAG GTAGTGAAGTTGTGTGACCTAGGAATTGATGATAGTGTTAGTTCAGTTGGTTGGGCACAACGGGGCACGCATCTAGCTGTTGGAACAAGTAATGGCAAAGTCCAG TTATGGGATTCCTCGCGCTGTAAGAGGATAAGAACCATGGAGGGTCATCGATTACGAGTTGGCGCACTTGCGTGGAGCTCATCCATGCTGTCTTCAGGAAGCCGAGACAAGAGTATTCTTCAGCGTGATATACGTGCTCAAGAAGATTTTGTCAGTAAGCTGAGTGGTCATAAATCAGAG GTTTGTGGGCTCAAATGGTCTTATGATAACCGTGAATTAGCTTCAGGTGGAAATGATAATCGG CTTTTTGTATGGAACAACCATTCAACACAACCTGTGCTGAAATACTGTGAGCATACTGCTGCGGTTAAGGCCATTGCATGGTCCCCCCATCTCCATGGGCTTCTAGCATCCGGTGGAGGCACAGCTGATCGATGCATTAGATTCTGGAACACCACCACTAATACACATCTCAGTTGCATGGACACTGGCAGTCAG GTCTGTAATCTTGTGTGGTCGAAGAATGTCAATGAATTAGTCAGCACACATGGTTACTCTCAAAATCAGATAATAGTTTGGAGATATCCGACAATGTCTAAG ATAGCTACTCTGACAGGTCATACATATAGAGTCTTATATCTTGCTATATCTCCAGATGGACAG ACAATTGTCACTGGAGCAGGAGATGAAACACTTCGATTCTGGAATGTTTTCCCTTCTCCCAAGTCAAAG AACACCGAGACTGAAATTGGTGCATCTTCGTTTGGTAGAACTCAGATCAGGTGA